In the genome of Oligoflexus sp., one region contains:
- a CDS encoding CPBP family intramembrane glutamic endopeptidase, whose translation MFQHPAWVIVNLLFWIVLHPFLRMFVYPQWELKPFIHGMEAMSAALIALQCASLWTLYGRPRQWVRRHHALRAFALLPVIWLVNSLVLWLLLEFHLVQDPLLEPLYDSQHFIRSYPLSWTALSFLLSGIFEEIFFRAWLPDFLQKRWRKSTAVLVSAVLFAVAHWSI comes from the coding sequence GTGTTTCAGCATCCGGCTTGGGTGATCGTCAACCTTCTCTTTTGGATCGTCCTGCATCCGTTTTTGCGGATGTTTGTCTATCCACAATGGGAATTGAAGCCCTTTATCCATGGCATGGAAGCGATGAGCGCGGCCCTGATCGCCCTTCAATGCGCCAGCCTTTGGACGCTTTACGGTCGGCCCAGACAGTGGGTCAGGCGTCATCACGCCCTCAGGGCCTTCGCGCTTCTGCCCGTGATCTGGCTGGTCAACAGCCTTGTGCTGTGGCTGCTGCTGGAATTTCATCTGGTCCAGGACCCGCTGCTCGAACCGCTTTATGACAGTCAGCACTTCATCCGATCGTATCCGCTCAGCTGGACGGCTCTCAGTTTTCTGCTGAGCGGTATCTTCGAGGAAATTTTCTTTCGCGCCTGGCTTCCGGATTTTCTGCAAAAACGCTGGCGTAAGAGTACCGCTGTGCTTGTGAGCGCCGTTCTTTTCGCAGTCGCGCACTGGTCGATC
- a CDS encoding DedA family protein, which yields MGFSEQDLLNWFTQYAYQPILIYCAIFLLMLASGFGLPAPEEITLVSAGLVCYIGSRPDLYPPPYVGATAVNPYVTAGVAFFSVIFSDCLVFFLGRRFGGQFLRSRYTARFRARMDDVAIWTKKYGMWAAGAFRFTPGLRFPGHFACGMMGLSTAKFVMVDALAAGISVPTQVLLVAFYGEHILVYFKQFKIVLAVIFLVVGIYYLVRWLKRRSANRKALSNPPPASASGE from the coding sequence ATGGGATTTTCGGAACAGGATTTGCTGAATTGGTTCACTCAATATGCTTATCAGCCCATTCTGATTTATTGCGCTATATTTTTGTTGATGCTGGCGTCCGGTTTTGGTTTGCCCGCGCCTGAAGAAATCACGCTCGTGAGTGCGGGCCTTGTCTGTTACATCGGCTCACGTCCCGATCTTTATCCACCACCTTATGTCGGTGCCACCGCGGTCAATCCCTACGTGACGGCGGGCGTCGCATTCTTCTCCGTTATTTTTTCGGACTGCCTCGTCTTTTTCCTGGGACGAAGGTTTGGCGGTCAATTTTTACGTTCACGCTACACTGCTCGCTTCCGTGCCCGCATGGACGACGTTGCCATATGGACCAAGAAGTACGGAATGTGGGCGGCAGGAGCCTTCCGCTTCACGCCGGGTCTCAGGTTTCCTGGGCACTTCGCCTGCGGCATGATGGGCCTGAGTACGGCGAAATTTGTGATGGTCGACGCCCTTGCGGCGGGAATTTCGGTCCCCACTCAGGTTCTGCTCGTGGCGTTCTATGGGGAGCATATCCTCGTTTATTTCAAGCAATTCAAAATCGTGCTGGCTGTGATCTTTCTGGTGGTGGGTATCTATTATCTGGTCCGCTGGTTGAAACGCCGCAGTGCCAACCGTAAAGCCCTATCGAACCCCCCTCCAGCCTCGGCCAGTGGCGAATAG
- a CDS encoding ATP-binding cassette domain-containing protein, giving the protein MIQILNLSFAYSDEYPLFHQLHLNLARARHGLVGPNAAGKSTLLALIAGQLAPTAGSIFYETRDLQYVSQLDAQTCAETTDLSMIRTGRRIQTDEASVEDWTFMEERWPIYAAMEQKLQEWDLKDLDFSQSRTFSGGTWQRLRLALALAYEESFLLLDEPSNHLDREGRLKLMAALQKHRGGCLVASHDRELLGCMDLTLALEAGRVQVYGGPYDFYKAAYEEQQASFQAAWKEARQELDKAQDTAQRVREKQTKKSAQGYRNREKLGLPRIAYGLRRMQAEATSARLDGQHEEKIAQLQEQLREKAQKLIEKPELHCDAKGTRRPGDRPLLALDRLQHRWSEADLWAEPLYLQLAAGEHVAIIGDNGSGKSTLLKIIMGQIEPSAGSIHRRFREAFLLDQDLGMLPRAQSLLQIWEDPVYLADAGLRRTIAARLGLKAREAETPLERLSGGQRLRAALVLLATRVTPPDLILLDEPTNHLDLFALECLVATLRALPASLIVVTHDFRFLEDLAVHQRFELVRAR; this is encoded by the coding sequence ATGATACAGATTCTCAATCTGTCGTTTGCCTATTCAGACGAATATCCACTGTTTCACCAATTGCATTTGAATCTTGCCCGCGCGCGTCACGGTCTTGTTGGACCCAACGCGGCCGGGAAAAGTACTCTCTTGGCTTTGATCGCCGGGCAACTCGCACCGACGGCCGGTTCCATTTTTTATGAAACAAGGGACCTTCAGTATGTGTCGCAGCTCGACGCCCAGACCTGCGCGGAAACCACTGACCTTAGTATGATCCGCACAGGGCGCAGGATTCAAACAGATGAGGCCAGCGTGGAAGACTGGACCTTCATGGAAGAACGCTGGCCCATCTATGCGGCGATGGAGCAGAAACTTCAGGAGTGGGATCTCAAGGATTTGGATTTTTCCCAAAGCCGAACCTTCAGCGGCGGCACCTGGCAGCGGCTGCGACTCGCTCTGGCCCTGGCTTACGAGGAAAGTTTCCTGCTGCTCGATGAACCCAGCAACCATCTGGATCGCGAGGGGCGGCTGAAGCTGATGGCCGCCTTGCAGAAACATCGTGGCGGCTGTCTGGTGGCGAGTCACGATCGTGAGCTCCTCGGCTGCATGGATCTGACGCTCGCGCTGGAAGCAGGCCGCGTCCAGGTTTACGGTGGACCCTATGATTTTTATAAGGCTGCCTATGAGGAACAGCAGGCTTCTTTCCAGGCGGCCTGGAAAGAAGCCCGCCAGGAGCTGGACAAGGCCCAGGACACAGCGCAAAGAGTGCGGGAAAAACAAACCAAAAAATCCGCGCAGGGTTATAGAAATCGCGAAAAGCTCGGCCTGCCACGCATCGCCTATGGCCTGCGCCGCATGCAGGCGGAAGCGACCAGCGCCCGGCTGGATGGGCAGCACGAGGAAAAAATTGCCCAGCTCCAGGAGCAGCTGCGTGAAAAAGCTCAAAAGCTGATCGAAAAACCGGAACTGCATTGCGACGCCAAGGGCACAAGGCGGCCGGGCGATCGTCCGCTTTTGGCCCTGGATCGGCTGCAGCACCGCTGGTCCGAGGCGGACCTTTGGGCTGAGCCTCTCTACCTGCAGCTGGCGGCCGGGGAGCATGTGGCCATCATCGGGGATAATGGCTCCGGCAAGAGCACGCTTTTGAAAATCATCATGGGTCAGATCGAACCCAGCGCGGGCAGCATTCACCGGCGTTTTCGCGAGGCGTTTCTGCTCGATCAGGATCTTGGCATGCTGCCGCGCGCCCAGAGCCTGCTTCAGATCTGGGAGGATCCTGTTTACCTGGCGGATGCCGGTTTACGGCGAACCATTGCCGCCCGGCTTGGTTTGAAAGCGCGTGAAGCGGAAACACCGCTGGAACGTCTGAGCGGGGGCCAACGCCTCCGAGCAGCCCTGGTTCTTCTGGCGACGCGGGTCACGCCTCCGGATTTGATCCTGCTCGATGAACCGACGAATCACCTGGATCTCTTCGCTCTCGAATGCCTGGTCGCAACGTTGCGGGCGCTGCCCGCCAGTCTGATTGTTGTCACACATGATTTCCGCTTTTTGGAGGATTTGGCGGTCCACCAGCGCTTCGAATTGGTCAGAGCCCGTTGA